In Nitrosomonas ureae, the sequence ACACGTTCGGCGATGACATGCACGGTGACGTCGCCCATGACGTATTTTATCCGCTTGGGGCTGGGCTCTTCAAATCCCCCCTCGGTCCCCCCTTTTTCTAAGGGGGGAAGCGGGTTGCCGTTTTCATCGAGATTAATTCCGGGTTCTTTATCCGGCGGTACGGGGGATTCGTCGCTTCCCGGTTCATAAATCATCACCGGTTCGCCGTCGAAATCCTTGTCTGCGAATAGTTCGGTTGCTTTTTTGAAGTCCATGATGGTGAACCAGAACTTGCCATAATCCTCGTTGATGCGGGTACCGCGCCCGATGATTTGCTTGAATTCGGTCATCGATCTGATGTGCTGATCCAGCACCACCAATTTGCAGGTCTGGGCGTCGACGCCGGTTGTCATCAGCTTGGATGTGGTGGCGATGACCGGGTAGCGTTCTTCCGGATTGATAAAATTATCCAGTTCAGCCTTGCCTTCGATGTCATCGCCGGTAATGCGCATCACGTATTTGCGGTTTTTTTTCACTTCTTCAGGATTGAGATTTACTAACGCCTGGCGCATGCGCTCGGCGTGGTCGATGTCGTCACAAAACACGATGGTTTTGGCGTAAGGATCGGTAGCCGTCAGAAATTCGGTAATTTTACGCGCCACCAGTTCGGTGCGCTGTTCCAACACCAGTGTGCGATCCATGTCGTTCAAGTTGTAGATGCGGTCTTCAATCATTTCGCCATGCTTGTCGGTCTGGCCTTTGCTGGGCCGCCAGCCTTGCAGGTCTTTGTCGATATCGATGCGCACAACTTTGTAGGGTGCCAGGAAACCATCTTCAATACCTTGCTTTAAGGTGTAGCTGTACACCGGATCGCCAAAGTAATGAATGCTGGAAACATCGCGTGTTTCTTTAGGTGTGGCGGTTAAACCGATATGCGTGGCGGAGGAAAAGTAGTCCAAAATCTCGCGCCAGGCGGAATCTTCCGCGGCGCTGCCGCGATGGCACTCGTCAATCACAATCAGGTCGAAAAAATCCGGCGAGAATTGCTTGTAGATGTTTTGTTCTTCTTCGCTGCCGGTCACAGCTTGATAAAGCGACAGGTAAATTTCATAGCTTTTGTCGATCTGGCGTTTGCTGATCTTGGTCATCGCCGCGCCGAATGGTTTGAAATCGTTATTCTTGGTTTGATCGACCAGAATATTGCGGTCGGCCAGAAACAGGATGCGTTTTTTTGCGCCGGATTTCCACAGTCGCCAGATGATCTGAAACGCGGTATAGGTTTTGCCCGTACCGGTGGCCATGACCAGCAAGATGCGTTGCCTGCCTTTCGCTACTGCTTCCACAGTGTTGTTGATGGCATTGGCCTGATAATAGCGCGGAACACGGCCGGTGCCGTCATCAAAGTACGGCATCTCAACGGTATGACGCGCTTGGGTTGTTTCCAATCCTTTCCACTGGCAATACTGCTGCCACAGTTGCGCAGGGGATGGAAATTCATCCAGTGTCAGCGCCTGCTCCATCCGATTGGCCATTCCGGTGCGGTCATGCAGCAGAAAGCCATCGCCATTGGAGCTGAATACAAAAGGTACGCCCAGCGTGTCGGCATAATTTAGCGCTTGCTGCATACCGGCACCTACGCTGCAACTGTTTTCCTTGGCCTCAATCACAGCCAGTGGAATATTGGATTTGTAGTACAGAATATAGTCGGCGCGTTTCTGCTCTCCCCGCGTATGCAATTTGCCGCGCACAATAATGCGGCCTTTGGTGAAACTTACTTCCTCGCGGATCTGGCTGTGCAAATTCCATCCGGCTTGCACCAACGCAGGGGTGATATATTTGGTACAGATATCGCGTTCGGAAAAGCTTTTTTTGTCGCTCATGCTTATGGGATTGTTATTTTATTATCGATCAATGATATTTTATTGATAAGCTGCAAGATCCAGCCATTTAGGGATTAAAGCATACCAGTTTCAAATTGGCTATCACTATGGATTTTCGGTCAGATATTGGTAGCGTGGACAGTGTATGTCGGGAATGGTAGTTGATTCCCTTTACGCAATTCTTAGGATGAAAAGGTAAAAATGAAAAGTTTATCATCATGAAAAAACACTCCGGGTACATCCCGGCCTTGCATTATCATTGGCTGACACGCTGGTACGATCCCATGATGCGGTGGTTTTTCCCGGAATCGGGAATCCATGCAAACTTGATTACGCAGGCGCATATCCAGCCAGAACAAACCGTGCTGGATGTGGGCTGCGGTACGGGTACACTGACATTACTGATCAAACAGGCCTATCCTAATGTTGTCATTCATGGATTGGATATCGACGCAAAAATCCTACAGATTGCGCAACGAAAAGCCAGGCAGGCCGGCCAAAACATTCTGTGGCAGCAGGGTACAGCCACCAGCTTGCCTTATGCGGACCAAAGCCTTGACCATGTGTGCGCCAGCCTGTTGCTGCACCATCTGACACGGCAAGATAAGCAACACATGCTGCGGGAGGCATTGCGCGTACTGAAGCCCGGCGGCATGTTGCACGTGGCGGATTTCGGCAGACCGCACGATTTCAGTATGTGGTTGATATCATGGTTCATGCGGTGGTTTGAAGAGATACACGACAATGTATTGGGTTTGTTGCCGGTTTTTATGACAGACACCGGATTTCATCAGGTTGTAACGACTGCTCATCATCGTACTGTTGCAGGCACGATTGCGTTATACCGGGCCGTTAAGCCCCTTGGCTGAGAGGAGCGTTTTGCGCCGCAAAATAGGTGAATGGATCAAAAGTATGGCTTTGATAAACATAACGCAAGAATACTGCCTTTATCTGAAGCTAACAGGGAAATTGCCCAACATCACTTAACCATCGACAGATTGGTAGAGTGAAACAATGTTCCTGCAGTCAGTGACATTTGCTTACGAGAGCAACTGTATTCCCAAATATGACGGGTTAATTTCATGCCCGCAGTAAGGGAAGCGAATCCTTCTGGCCAGTGTTGCTGAGGTAATATTTGTACGCAAACCTCCTTCGGTCCCTAATGCTTTTGCCAGCCCAACAAATTCAGTTCCTTGTCTTTCATCACTTACTCTCTTATTCTGTTGATCTCGCGACTTGGGCAAATTAAACTGAAAATGGCTCATAGGTATATAATTTTAAGAAGAATCTTTTATAATTAATCTTGCCTTTATTGCTAGCCTCCTCCTATAATTGCAGCGAAAATTTCCTCTTTTTAGCTTACAATGCAGAAAGGTTTCACGTGAAACCAATCTACTAAAAATCTTCTTGTTCCATCAGGCTATCGATAACTTAAACTATGAGCAATTACAAGGATTTTGACATTATTGTTGTGGGCGGTGGGCATGCCGGAACTGAGGCTGCATTGGCAGCGGCACGCATGGGTTGTCAAACATTATTGCTAACGCACAATATTGAAACGATTGGTCAAATGTCGTGTAATCCGTCGATTGGCGGCATTGGCAAGAGTCACTTGGTGAAAGAGATCGATGCTTTGGGCGGTGCGATGGGTATGGCGGCGGATGAGGCAGGGATCCAGTTTCGCATATTGAACTCAAGCAAGGGCCCTGCGGTCAGGGCGACGCGGGCACAAGCTGATCGAGTGTTGTATAAGCAAGCGATCCGTAACCGCATTGAGAATCAGCCTAACCTGCGGGTAATGCAGCAGGCGGTGGATGATTTGATTATCGAGCAGGATCGCGTGATTGGCGTGGTTACGCAGCTTCAGATTAAAATTCGTGCGCGTGCGGTGATCCTGACAGTGGGTACGTTCCTGGCCGGGCTTGCGCATATCGGCAAAACTCATTTCAAAGCAGGCCGCGCAGGTGACCCGCCGTCGATGACGCTGGCGCAGCGATTGCGTGAAATGGAATTTCCGGCGGGACGACTGAAAACCGGCACGCCGCCGCGAATCGATGGCCGCACGATGGATTATGCCAAGCTGCTGGAGCAGCCGGGTGATCAGCCAACACCGTGGTTTTCGATGATCGATACCGATATCCCGCATCCGCGTCAGATTTCCTGTTGGATTACGCATACCAATGATAGGACCCACGATGTCATCCGCGATGGCCTGACCGATTCGCCTTTGTTTTCCGGAAAAATAGAAGGCATCGGGCCGCGTTATTGTCCATCGATCGAAGATAAGGTGGTGCGTTTTTCCGCGCGCGAATCACATCAGATTTTTCTCGAACCGGAAGGCCTGGGAACGCATGAAATCTATCCCAATGGTATTTCAACCAGTTTGTCGTTTGAGGTGCAGGTCAAACTGATTCATTCGATTGCCGGCTTGGAAAACGCGCATATCACGCGTCCGGGCTATGCCATCGAATACGATTACTTCGATCCGCGCAATCTAAAACACTCACTTGAAACCAAAACCATCGAAAGCCTGTTTTTTGCCGGACAGATCAACGGCACCACCGGCTATGAAGAAGCTGCGGCGCAGGGATTGCTGGCCGGAGTTAATGCCGCATTGAAAATTCAGGCACGTGCTGCCTGGCTGCCACAACGCAATGAGGCGTATCTGGGCGTGCTGGTCGACGATCTGGTGACTTCCGGTGTGACCGAGCCGTACCGCATGTTTACCAGCCGCGCCGAATATCGTTTGCAATTGCGTGAAGACAATGCTGATTTACGTTTGACTGATACCGGAAGAAAGCTGGGCTTGATCGATGATCAGCGCTGGGCGGCATTTAGCGCAAAACAGGAAGCAATTGAAAAAGAACAACAACGGCTCAATTCAACACGTGTGTTGCCGGGAACATTGCCGGAACAGGACGCTATCCGTGTACTCGGGAAAAGCATCGAACGCGAATATACCTTAACCGAATTGCTCAAACGACCGGACGTTACCTATCATTCATTGATGACCCTGCCGGGTGCAGGCAAATCTGTGGCAAATGTGCAAGTGGCTGAACAAGTTGAGATTCAGGCCAAATATCACGGTTATATCCAACGTCAGCAGGAAGAAGTTTCCCGCCAATCGCAATATGAAAATACTTTGCTGCCGAAGGATATCGATTATTGCGCCGTGAAAGGATTGTCGACCGAAGTGCAACAAAAACTGAATCAGCACAAACCGGAGACCGTAGGCCAGGCATCGCGGATTTCCGGAGTAACGCCGGCAGCGATTTCGCTATTGCTGGTGCATCTGAAACGTGGATTTGCGGTCAATGAATGAGCCTGCTACCGCAAATTACGCAAAGTTTGCGCGCACTGGATAAGACTGTAACCGCACCGGAAGAACAGCTTGCAAAAAACATCGAGCGTTATTTGGTGCTGATCGAAAAGTGGAACAGGGTTCATAATCTGACGGCGGTACGCAGTGCGCAAGACATGCTGACTCAACATGTGATGGATAGCCTTGTAGTGCTACCGCATATTCATGGCACGCACGTTATTGATGTGGGTACCGGGGCTGGATTGCCGGGTATTCCGATTGCGCTGGCAAAGCCGGATTGGCATGTGGCGCTGGTGGAAAGCAATCAAAAGAAAATCGCCTTTTTGCAGCAAGTAAAAATCGAGTTGGAGTTGAAGAACGTTGAAGTTGTATCAAAACGCATTGAAGATATTTCTGCGGATAAAAAAGCGGATACCATTATCTCGCGCGCTTTCTCCGAACTGGGAGAATTCATCGCATTAACCCGGCAGTGGACAACGGTACAGAATACCAGTTGTCGCTGGGTAGCGATGAAGGCACATTGTTCAGAGCAGGAACGCAAGCAAATTCGTGAGCCGTTTGTAATTGAAGACATCGTAACGCTGAACGTGCCCGGACTGAAAGCAACACGGCAGCTAGTTATTATTAAATATGATCCTGATTCAACTGCAAATGGCTAAGGAGTAAGTATCATGACCAAAATACTCGCTATTACCAATCAAAAAGGCGGTGTCGGAAAAACCACCACCAGCGTGAATCTGGCGGCAAGTCTGGCGGCATCCGGGAAGCGCGTTTTATTGGTCGATCTTGACCCGCAAGCTAATGCGACAATGGGTAGTGGTATTAATAAGCAGAAGGTAAAAAACACGGTTTACCATGTGCTGATGGGTAATGAGGAAATACAGCATGTGCGGGTGAGCAGCCCGCAGGGGAAATACGATTTGATTCCCGCCAATCGGGATCTGGCCGGGGCGGAAGTGGAGATGGTGGAGTTTTCCCAGCGCGAAGCACGATTGAAAACCGCGCTGGAAGGCATTGCAAGTGACTATGATTATATTTTGATTGACTGTCCGCCGGCATTAAACATGCTGACATTAAACGGCTTATGCGCTGCACATGCGGTAATGATTCCGATGCAATGTGAATATTATGCATTGGAAGGATTAAGTGATCTGGTTAATACGATCAAGCGCGTACGCAATAGTTTTAATTCGACTTTGCGCATTGAAGGCTTATTACGCACTATGTTTGATCCGCGCAATATTCTGGCACAGCAGGTTTCCGATCAATTGCAAAAACATTTCGGTGACAAAGTGTATCGCACCGTGATTCCGCGTAATGTACGCTTGGCAGAGGCACCCGGTTTTGGCTTGCCGGTTTTGTATCACGATGGCCAATCCAAGGGGGCGCAGGCTTATCTCGAACTCGCCAAAGAAATACTTGCAGGACATCATCTCTAATGATTTTGGCTACAATGCTGTGTTGCTTGTTTCACCTTGATTAGGTTTGAATTTTTTAGAAATGCCCACGCTAATACAGAATTGAGGAATCCATGAAATGATAAAACAGAAAGGCTTGGGGCGCGGGCTGGACGCTTTGTTATCAGGCAGTGCAGACGTCGCGCTGGTGGAAGAGTCGTTGCAGAGTATCGAAACAGTCAGATTGCAGCCGGGCAAATACCAGCCCAGAACCAATATGGATCAGGTGGCGTTGACGGAGCTGGCGGAATCGATCAAAGCGCAAGGTATCATGCAGCCGATTCTGGTGCGTCCGGTCGATCAAGGTCGTTATGAGATTATTGCCGGTGAGCGCCGCTGGCGCGCTGCACAGTTGGCGGGGCTGAATGAAGTGCCCGCACTGATTCGCAAGGTTGCCGATGAATCCGCGCTGGCGATGTCGTTGATTGAAAACATACAACGCGAAAATTTAAACCCCCTGGAAGAGGCAATGGGCATTCAGCGCCTGATCAATGAGTTTGGCATGACACACCAGACCGCTGGGGAAGCGCTGGGCAATTCGCGCAGCACCATTTCCAATTTGTTGCGTTTGCTGAATCTTTCAGCACCCGTTCAAGAATTGATGATGCAAGGCAAGATCGATATGGGGCATGGACGCGCATTGTTGTCACTGGTGCCTGCACAGCAGATCAAACTTGCCAATATCATCGCGCAGAAACAATTATCGGTGCGCGAAACAGAAAAGCTCGTGAACCAGATCGAACACCCGACACCTAAAAAGATAAAGAAAACCGACCGCGATCTTTTGCGGCTGCAAGAAGACGTATCGGAACGTCTGGGGGCGCAGGTGGCGATCAAGCCGCAAAAAAATGGTCAGGGAAATATCGTGATCCACTATACCAGCCTGGATCAGTTGGATGATATTCTCAGCAAATTCTAGAAAGATAAACTAAGGAAAATTATGGACTCAAGATTGCTCGATATTCTGGTGTGTCCGCTCTGTAAAGGGCCGTTGATTTATAAAAAGGAGGATAAGGAATTAATTTGTAAGCCCGACCGAATGGCGTTTGCGATTAAAGACGGTATTCCGGTGATGCTAGCGGATGAGGCGCGTAGAATATCCGATGATGTTGAAATTAAATAAGATCCCATCGTGCTATGAATCTGAATATTAAACTTGATCCGCGGGCGGCGGCTATTCTGGGCGCATTGATTGCTGACTCAGCTTCGCTGGGTTTGCATTGGTTATATGATTCCGAGCGTATTGCGCAGATCGAGAAAACCAAGGGACTCACTTTTTTGCAGCCCGATGCGAATGATTATACGGGGGGAAGCGGTTACTTTGCGCATGGTGGCAAAACGATGGGGGATGCATCAGGATACGGTGAATTGTGTCTGCTGATGTTACGGCATTTTGCGCAGCATGATGAATTTGATCGAATAGCCTACCAGACTGAATATCGGGATTATTTAGGTCCGGGTGGTGCTTATGTCGGTTATGTCGATTCACCGACACGCCAGACGCTACAAGCGTTGTTAGCGCTTAAGCCGGAAGAATTCCCGGAATATTCCGGCGCCGATGATGATCAGTTTGCTGCATTGGCAACGATACCGGTTGTGGTGGCTACACATGCCGGATCGCAACAAGCGTTGATGACTCAAATTGAGCGTGTTGTGCGTTTGACTAACCATAATGACACGGCAGTGGCGGCGGCGCAGTATGCAGGTTGTGTTCTGTTCAACATTTTGCATGGAAAATCGATCGTTGAAGCGCTCGTCGGTGCATTGCCGAGTGCAGGCGAGAAACTGGCTCTTTTGGTGGAAGAATCGCTGCAAACGTGCATACTGAATAGTGCTACGATCGCTCAACGCTTTGGCACGGCTTGCCATGTTCTGGAGGGTGTGCCTGTGATTGCGCATATTGTTCGATATGCACCAGACTATCGTACCGCAATTGAAGAAAATATTCGTATCGGTGGGGATAGTTGCGGCCGCGCCATTATGCTTGGCGCCATCATGGCGGCTCATGCGGTACAGCAAGATCAGCCATTTGCCTCGATTCCGCTCGAATGGGCGGCACGCTACAGGAATCTGGTCGCTGCAGCAGATGCATGTGGCGTCATAAGACTGTAAAGAAAGTCCGAGCTATGCTAAAGTGCTATTTTTGCAACGATAATGTAAGAGGCTAAACATGGATTATAGTTATGAATCTGATCACACCAAATTCATGCGCGAATATCTGGAGAAAAATCCGGAAGTTAGAGACAAACGTGCGGAAGCGCGCAATATGTGGTGGGACAAAAAACAGGATATCCAGGAACGCAAGCGCTTCGTAGAGTCTGAAGTTCCGATGAAACCCTATGTTTATTTTAATGGTTAGCATTTTGCCATTTTTAGACTGTCCAAGCGGATAAGTCATGCCCGTTTTTTTCGGGCGAGCTTGGTATGAAAAAAACGATCGTTGGTTCAGTAGGGATATTCTTTATTTCAGCGTGCGCCCATTGGGTTGATTCGAATGCAAAACCTGAGCAGTTTAAAGAGCAATTAACCGGAGAGCATGCGGTGCTTGCAAATTGCGTTACCCATAAACTGCAATCCGACGGCAGATCGATCATGCGTCCGTTACAATTCAGAAACCGGCAATATTCGGATATCGAGGCATCGGAAATTCATGCGTATGACACCCGATATTTGCAAAATGCTATTGCCACTTACGCGCCTTCGAATCCCGACGCCATTTTCATTTATGCCCATACGGATCCGGAAATTCAGTCATCCGCACAACGCAAAGACAATGATAAGACGGCTTACGCCTTTGCCTTGCTGTTGCAAAAAATCGATGGCCATACAGTGCAAGCTTCGCTGAGGGGGGATTCCTTCATCGGTAACATGGCTTGGAAAATATTACAATCCTGCGTAGCGGCAGGTTATGAGCCATAATTCCGATATTCAGTGTTTTCCTAATCCATCAATTATTGTCCCCCGATTTAGCCAGCAACAAATCGAGTGCGCGTGTACTCAGTACACGCTTTAGAACGCCAAATAAATAGGTTGGGAAAGTCACATAATAGCGTGGTTGGGGTTTTGCGGCTTCAAGCGCGTGGATTACGCGTTTCAGTACAGCTTCAGGAGGCAGCGTAAAAGGGACCGCAGGCCCCGGCTTATTCAGGCGTCCCAATACCCCCTGGTATTTTTCACGATGATAGCTATTTTCGATGTCGATATATTTTTCCAGTGCTTTGACAGCGTTGATACGAAACTTGCTGGCAATCGGCCCGGGTTCGATCAGACTGACATAGACATTGCTGCCTTTCAATTCCAGCCGTAAGGTATCGCTGAGTCCCTCAATGGCGTATTTGGAAGCGTTGTATGCCCCACGGAAAGGCAATGCCACGAAGCCCAATACCGAGCTGTTCTGAATAATCCGGCCGTAACCTTGTCGGCGCATAACCGGTAGCGCCAGATTGGTCAATTCCTGCCAGCCGAACACGTTGGTTTCGAACTGCGCGCGCAAAGCATCGCGATTCAGATCTTCCACTGCGCCGGGTAATCCATAGGCGCCATTGTTGAATAGTGCATAAAGCTCCCCATCAGTACGGCGCATGACTTCCTCAAAGGCAAACTGAATCGAGTTTGAATCGTTCAAATCCAGACGAAAGCTTTCCAGGCCCTCCTCCAGCAATGCTGCGACATTGTCCCGCCGCCGGGCGGTTGCAAACACGCGATAACCGCGTTGATGCAATGCCTTGGCAACACAGTAACCGATTCCACTGGAACAACCGGTAATGAGTATAGTTTTTTTCATTGGTGCAAATTAACCCTCAAATATTGTAATTCTCATAGCTTGACAATGGACTCAATGCGAAGATAGCATCAATCTCTGCCGCAAGGCTTTATTCGATGAAAATACCATAACTGAAGAACCCGTATGGCAAAAATTTTATTCAGGCTTAATGGCGTGCCCGATGATGAAGCTTATGAAGTACGCGAATTACTGACCAACAATGCAATTGATTATTATGAAACTACGCCGGGAAACTGGGGTGTGTCGATGCCTGCAATCTGGCTCCATGATGAAGATCAGTTTGAGAAAGCACGCGCGCTGCTGGATACCTATCAGAACGA encodes:
- the hsdR gene encoding EcoAI/FtnUII family type I restriction enzme subunit R gives rise to the protein MSDKKSFSERDICTKYITPALVQAGWNLHSQIREEVSFTKGRIIVRGKLHTRGEQKRADYILYYKSNIPLAVIEAKENSCSVGAGMQQALNYADTLGVPFVFSSNGDGFLLHDRTGMANRMEQALTLDEFPSPAQLWQQYCQWKGLETTQARHTVEMPYFDDGTGRVPRYYQANAINNTVEAVAKGRQRILLVMATGTGKTYTAFQIIWRLWKSGAKKRILFLADRNILVDQTKNNDFKPFGAAMTKISKRQIDKSYEIYLSLYQAVTGSEEEQNIYKQFSPDFFDLIVIDECHRGSAAEDSAWREILDYFSSATHIGLTATPKETRDVSSIHYFGDPVYSYTLKQGIEDGFLAPYKVVRIDIDKDLQGWRPSKGQTDKHGEMIEDRIYNLNDMDRTLVLEQRTELVARKITEFLTATDPYAKTIVFCDDIDHAERMRQALVNLNPEEVKKNRKYVMRITGDDIEGKAELDNFINPEERYPVIATTSKLMTTGVDAQTCKLVVLDQHIRSMTEFKQIIGRGTRINEDYGKFWFTIMDFKKATELFADKDFDGEPVMIYEPGSDESPVPPDKEPGINLDENGNPLPPLEKGGTEGGFEEPSPKRIKYVMGDVTVHVIAERVQYYGPEGKLITESLKDYTRQTVRRDYASLDEFLQRWSQAERKATILQELQQHGILLEPLADEVGKDFDAFDLICHVAFDQPPLTRRERAENVKKRNYFTKYSEQARLVLENLLEKYADTGIENIEDIKVLTLDPFKDMGTASELVSVFGGKTAYLKALHELEDNLYA
- a CDS encoding class I SAM-dependent methyltransferase encodes the protein MKKHSGYIPALHYHWLTRWYDPMMRWFFPESGIHANLITQAHIQPEQTVLDVGCGTGTLTLLIKQAYPNVVIHGLDIDAKILQIAQRKARQAGQNILWQQGTATSLPYADQSLDHVCASLLLHHLTRQDKQHMLREALRVLKPGGMLHVADFGRPHDFSMWLISWFMRWFEEIHDNVLGLLPVFMTDTGFHQVVTTAHHRTVAGTIALYRAVKPLG
- the mnmG gene encoding tRNA uridine-5-carboxymethylaminomethyl(34) synthesis enzyme MnmG, which encodes MSNYKDFDIIVVGGGHAGTEAALAAARMGCQTLLLTHNIETIGQMSCNPSIGGIGKSHLVKEIDALGGAMGMAADEAGIQFRILNSSKGPAVRATRAQADRVLYKQAIRNRIENQPNLRVMQQAVDDLIIEQDRVIGVVTQLQIKIRARAVILTVGTFLAGLAHIGKTHFKAGRAGDPPSMTLAQRLREMEFPAGRLKTGTPPRIDGRTMDYAKLLEQPGDQPTPWFSMIDTDIPHPRQISCWITHTNDRTHDVIRDGLTDSPLFSGKIEGIGPRYCPSIEDKVVRFSARESHQIFLEPEGLGTHEIYPNGISTSLSFEVQVKLIHSIAGLENAHITRPGYAIEYDYFDPRNLKHSLETKTIESLFFAGQINGTTGYEEAAAQGLLAGVNAALKIQARAAWLPQRNEAYLGVLVDDLVTSGVTEPYRMFTSRAEYRLQLREDNADLRLTDTGRKLGLIDDQRWAAFSAKQEAIEKEQQRLNSTRVLPGTLPEQDAIRVLGKSIEREYTLTELLKRPDVTYHSLMTLPGAGKSVANVQVAEQVEIQAKYHGYIQRQQEEVSRQSQYENTLLPKDIDYCAVKGLSTEVQQKLNQHKPETVGQASRISGVTPAAISLLLVHLKRGFAVNE
- the rsmG gene encoding 16S rRNA (guanine(527)-N(7))-methyltransferase RsmG; protein product: MSLLPQITQSLRALDKTVTAPEEQLAKNIERYLVLIEKWNRVHNLTAVRSAQDMLTQHVMDSLVVLPHIHGTHVIDVGTGAGLPGIPIALAKPDWHVALVESNQKKIAFLQQVKIELELKNVEVVSKRIEDISADKKADTIISRAFSELGEFIALTRQWTTVQNTSCRWVAMKAHCSEQERKQIREPFVIEDIVTLNVPGLKATRQLVIIKYDPDSTANG
- a CDS encoding ParA family protein — protein: MTKILAITNQKGGVGKTTTSVNLAASLAASGKRVLLVDLDPQANATMGSGINKQKVKNTVYHVLMGNEEIQHVRVSSPQGKYDLIPANRDLAGAEVEMVEFSQREARLKTALEGIASDYDYILIDCPPALNMLTLNGLCAAHAVMIPMQCEYYALEGLSDLVNTIKRVRNSFNSTLRIEGLLRTMFDPRNILAQQVSDQLQKHFGDKVYRTVIPRNVRLAEAPGFGLPVLYHDGQSKGAQAYLELAKEILAGHHL
- a CDS encoding ParB/RepB/Spo0J family partition protein → MIKQKGLGRGLDALLSGSADVALVEESLQSIETVRLQPGKYQPRTNMDQVALTELAESIKAQGIMQPILVRPVDQGRYEIIAGERRWRAAQLAGLNEVPALIRKVADESALAMSLIENIQRENLNPLEEAMGIQRLINEFGMTHQTAGEALGNSRSTISNLLRLLNLSAPVQELMMQGKIDMGHGRALLSLVPAQQIKLANIIAQKQLSVRETEKLVNQIEHPTPKKIKKTDRDLLRLQEDVSERLGAQVAIKPQKNGQGNIVIHYTSLDQLDDILSKF
- a CDS encoding Trm112 family protein, with product MDSRLLDILVCPLCKGPLIYKKEDKELICKPDRMAFAIKDGIPVMLADEARRISDDVEIK
- a CDS encoding ADP-ribosylglycohydrolase family protein; protein product: MNLNIKLDPRAAAILGALIADSASLGLHWLYDSERIAQIEKTKGLTFLQPDANDYTGGSGYFAHGGKTMGDASGYGELCLLMLRHFAQHDEFDRIAYQTEYRDYLGPGGAYVGYVDSPTRQTLQALLALKPEEFPEYSGADDDQFAALATIPVVVATHAGSQQALMTQIERVVRLTNHNDTAVAAAQYAGCVLFNILHGKSIVEALVGALPSAGEKLALLVEESLQTCILNSATIAQRFGTACHVLEGVPVIAHIVRYAPDYRTAIEENIRIGGDSCGRAIMLGAIMAAHAVQQDQPFASIPLEWAARYRNLVAAADACGVIRL
- a CDS encoding DUF3460 family protein, translated to MDYSYESDHTKFMREYLEKNPEVRDKRAEARNMWWDKKQDIQERKRFVESEVPMKPYVYFNG
- a CDS encoding SDR family oxidoreductase translates to MKKTILITGCSSGIGYCVAKALHQRGYRVFATARRRDNVAALLEEGLESFRLDLNDSNSIQFAFEEVMRRTDGELYALFNNGAYGLPGAVEDLNRDALRAQFETNVFGWQELTNLALPVMRRQGYGRIIQNSSVLGFVALPFRGAYNASKYAIEGLSDTLRLELKGSNVYVSLIEPGPIASKFRINAVKALEKYIDIENSYHREKYQGVLGRLNKPGPAVPFTLPPEAVLKRVIHALEAAKPQPRYYVTFPTYLFGVLKRVLSTRALDLLLAKSGDNN
- a CDS encoding DUF6164 family protein, which translates into the protein MAKILFRLNGVPDDEAYEVRELLTNNAIDYYETTPGNWGVSMPAIWLHDEDQFEKARALLDTYQNERTTRMREEYNRLKREGKNQTFFDAVKQKPVSFTIHLALALLVIYLSIRLVLDLAP